From Desulfobacterales bacterium, the proteins below share one genomic window:
- a CDS encoding type II toxin-antitoxin system VapC family toxin, protein MNYLIDTNICIYIMNQRPREIIDKCKQFHPGDIAVSAITASELQYGVAKSSSPAKNQARLDEFLLPFEILPYNGDVAKAYGTIRACPEKQGKPIGPLDFLIAAHALSRDLTLVTNNEKEFARTQNLRVENWLRP, encoded by the coding sequence ATGAATTATTTGATTGATACCAATATCTGTATTTACATAATGAATCAGCGTCCGCGCGAAATTATCGATAAATGCAAACAGTTTCACCCTGGTGATATTGCAGTTTCCGCGATTACGGCCTCCGAACTTCAGTATGGAGTGGCAAAAAGCAGCAGCCCCGCCAAAAATCAAGCCCGTTTGGATGAATTTTTGCTGCCGTTTGAAATCCTGCCTTATAATGGAGATGTTGCAAAAGCATACGGCACCATCCGTGCCTGCCCGGAAAAACAGGGAAAACCCATCGGTCCGCTTGATTTTCTTATCGCCGCCCACGCCCTCTCCCGGGACCTAACCCTTGTTACCAACAATGAAAAGGAATTTGCCAGAACTCAAAATCTAAGGGTAGAAAACTGGTTACGTCCGTAA
- a CDS encoding FAD-dependent oxidoreductase produces the protein MKPGSRTADVTIIGGGYTGLSTAYHLKTLRPELNVCLLESDNRCPDAKHRLAVSGWH, from the coding sequence ATGAAACCTGGCAGCCGCACCGCAGATGTCACCATCATCGGCGGCGGCTACACCGGCCTGTCCACCGCCTATCACTTAAAGACGCTGCGCCCGGAACTTAATGTCTGCCTGCTGGAATCCGACAACAGATGCCCAGATGCAAAGCATCGGCTGGCAGTGTCGGGCTGGCATTGA
- a CDS encoding nucleotidyl transferase AbiEii/AbiGii toxin family protein — protein MDILQQHEIFEIEVLDKLRRRRLLEPLVFGGGTMLRLCHELGRYSVDLDFWFIKPVSEDRFFSEVRKALEENYEITDSQVKHYTLIFELRTPSYPRRLKIEIRRGERTFDVQEKIAFSRFSTRQVAVRAHTLEQSMKNKVEAFLDRGEIRDCFDIEFILRRGVNLPSLDAASLRRFRSRLNRFRDKDFKVTLGSILEPDMRNYYISQRFSYLKEKLNSENQDSLI, from the coding sequence ATGGATATCCTGCAGCAGCATGAAATTTTTGAAATCGAGGTTTTAGACAAACTCCGCCGCCGCCGGCTCCTTGAGCCGCTGGTTTTTGGCGGCGGCACCATGCTCAGGCTCTGCCATGAACTCGGGCGCTACTCAGTAGACCTGGATTTCTGGTTCATTAAACCCGTTTCTGAAGACCGCTTTTTTTCCGAAGTACGAAAAGCGCTTGAAGAAAATTATGAAATAACCGATTCACAGGTAAAGCATTATACCCTGATATTTGAACTCAGAACCCCTTCTTATCCCCGGCGCCTGAAAATCGAAATCCGGAGGGGAGAAAGAACCTTTGATGTTCAGGAAAAAATCGCCTTCTCCAGGTTCAGCACCCGCCAGGTTGCGGTAAGGGCGCATACCCTTGAGCAAAGCATGAAAAACAAGGTCGAGGCCTTTTTGGACCGCGGAGAAATCCGGGACTGCTTTGACATTGAATTTATTCTGCGCCGCGGTGTCAATTTACCCTCCCTGGACGCCGCTTCATTGCGCAGGTTCAGGTCCCGGCTGAACCGATTCAGGGACAAGGACTTTAAAGTCACTCTCGGCTCCATCCTGGAGCCCGACATGCGTAACTATTATATTTCCCAAAGGTTTTCCTATTTAAAAGAAAAACTCAATTCCGAAAATCAAGACTCTTTGATATGA
- a CDS encoding DUF433 domain-containing protein, translating to MNNWIISDSKIMMGKPVVRGTRITVELILEKIAAGESIDQILKEHPRLTKEAIQAACAFAADALRADVIYPVEEATA from the coding sequence ATGAATAACTGGATTATTTCAGATTCCAAAATAATGATGGGCAAACCTGTTGTCAGAGGAACTCGCATTACTGTTGAATTAATTTTGGAAAAAATCGCTGCAGGAGAATCAATTGATCAGATTCTGAAGGAACATCCCAGGTTAACAAAAGAAGCGATTCAGGCAGCCTGCGCTTTTGCAGCTGATGCTTTAAGGGCCGATGTGATATATCCTGTTGAAGAGGCTACTGCGTGA
- a CDS encoding DUF5615 family PIN-like protein, translated as MNLFLDENIDRQIVDRLRGDGHTVWYVAETSPSISDDEVLSSANSKKAALITSDKDFGELIFRQRLVSHGVILIRLSGLSLESKANIVSHAVAMYAAEMLGCFTVISKRQIRIRKIFPSGLDSDEVVFAD; from the coding sequence GTGAATCTTTTTCTGGATGAGAATATTGACAGGCAGATTGTTGATCGCCTGAGGGGTGACGGACATACTGTGTGGTATGTGGCTGAAACGTCTCCCTCCATATCGGATGATGAGGTACTAAGTTCTGCTAACAGCAAAAAAGCTGCTTTAATCACTTCAGATAAAGATTTTGGAGAATTAATTTTTCGTCAGCGACTGGTTTCACACGGGGTTATTCTAATCAGATTATCCGGCTTGAGTTTGGAATCCAAAGCCAATATCGTTTCCCATGCTGTTGCTATGTATGCGGCCGAAATGCTTGGGTGTTTTACGGTAATTTCGAAAAGGCAAATTCGGATCAGGAAAATTTTTCCCAGTGGATTAGATTCTGATGAAGTTGTCTTTGCGGACTGA
- a CDS encoding nucleotidyl transferase AbiEii/AbiGii toxin family protein: MCKVKLEIDIDPPPDAEFEVRYIDDPVPFSLRAYSGPALLAGKIDAILHRGWQSRVKGRDWYDFAFLVRRKVPLLLPHLEARLRQRGVYTDSASLSSEECAGMILRRIESVDFEAARADVAAFIPDPRDLDVWSRDYFHHVLSKLEFQHGANKK, translated from the coding sequence ATTTGCAAGGTTAAGCTAGAAATTGATATTGATCCTCCGCCCGATGCAGAGTTTGAGGTCAGATATATTGACGACCCTGTGCCCTTTTCCCTGCGGGCATATTCCGGCCCTGCCCTGCTGGCCGGAAAGATAGACGCGATTTTGCACCGCGGATGGCAAAGCCGGGTCAAAGGCAGGGACTGGTATGACTTTGCCTTTCTCGTGCGCAGAAAAGTTCCGCTCCTGCTTCCCCACCTTGAGGCCAGGCTTCGGCAGCGCGGGGTTTATACTGATTCAGCCTCGCTTTCTTCTGAAGAATGTGCGGGCATGATCTTACGCCGCATTGAATCTGTAGATTTTGAAGCCGCCAGAGCCGATGTTGCCGCCTTTATACCCGATCCCCGGGATCTGGATGTCTGGTCCAGGGATTATTTCCACCATGTACTGAGCAAACTGGAGTTTCAGCATGGAGCAAACAAAAAATAA